A window of the Helianthus annuus cultivar XRQ/B chromosome 4, HanXRQr2.0-SUNRISE, whole genome shotgun sequence genome harbors these coding sequences:
- the LOC110937193 gene encoding probable LRR receptor-like serine/threonine-protein kinase RFK1 isoform X2 has protein sequence MVTIAISTPFLKCQSYLKKLMLASDVIATLATIRIVMSTFKFYSLDGVLSPELAKLPYLRSLDLAYNYLSGTIPPEWGLTRLQDISVLGNRLTGEIPPELGNITTLTKLDLEANQLSGTVPSDLGRLINLNSLILSSNRLTGRLPTTLGQLGNLTNFRINDNNFIGPIPDFIQNWRLLNRLEIVASGLTGPIPSSISLLENLGDLRISDITGPAQGFPQLNNASGLIRLILRNCNISGEIPDYIWRVRQLELLDVSFNRLVGRISNNILGRSLRLVFLTGNMLSGDIPDTLLVNGASIDLSYNNLTWQAPDQAACQQNTNFYVNLFRSSSTGNPIQDVLPCTENVMCPRYACSLHVNCGGDDLTVRENNGRSVLYEGDANVDGGAARWYVVAARNWGLSSTGDFMDDNIYQNTRYIESLQGNTILPPLYTTARLSPLTLTYFSYCLENGDYAVNLHFAELQFTNDSTYRSLGRRIFDIYIQGRMVRKDFNIEEEAGGFGRPAVVPFNASVTDNILEIRFYWAGKGTTRFPKRGVYGPLVSAIDVDPYFKTCSNGGKNTSKGVYIGVGLGVPFLVLLILALLWWKCLKGRKKTDKDFEGLELKTLSFSLKQLKTATNNFNASNKVGEGGFGPVYKGTVTDGTVVAVKQLSTHSKQGNREFLNEIGVISCLQHPNLVKLHGCCIEGDQLLLVYEYLENNSLANALFDSSKSGLMLDWPTRFRICIGIARGLAFLHEESRIKIVHRDIKATNVLLDKDLNPKISDFGLARLNEDEKTHVSTRVAGTIGYMAPEYALWGYLSDKADVYSYGVVLLEIVSGKSNTSYIPTNDCICLLDWACRLETSKQYKELFDERLESTINNEEAETVVKVALLCTNGSPSMRPTMSEVVNMLDGKTCVPEIVPQPSGYSEDLRFKAMRDFRREMKGQGSYNGGQTQISHTIRTDTNYSLTSSSDVFEIQSVDTRSY, from the exons ATGGTGACGATTGCGATCTCGACACCATTTCTGAAGTGCCAAAGCTATCTCAAGAAGCTAATGCTAGCATCGGATGTGATTGCAACATTGGCAACGATACGGATTGTCATGTC CACGTTCAAGTTTTATAGTCTTGATGGGGTACTGTCACCCGAACTAGCAAAGCTTCCTTACCTCCGATCGTT AGATCTTGCTTATAACTACTTAAGTGGCACAATACCACCTGAATGGGGTCTAACGCGATTACAAGACAT CTCTGTTCTTGGCAATCGTTTAACGGGCGAAATCCCACCGGAACTAGGCAATATCACCACCCTCACAAAACT AGACCTTGAAGCAAACCAGCTTTCAGGAACTGTTCCATCTGACTTGGGGAGATTAATCAATTTGAACTCTTT GATCTTGTCTTCAAACCGGTTGACCGGGAGGCTGCCAACAACCCTTGGTCAGCTTGGCAATCTAACAAATTT TAGGATAAACGATAACAACTTCATTGGGCCGATACCTGATTTTATACAAAACTGGAGACTACTTAATAGATT AGAAATTGTGGCGAGTGGACTCACGGGGCCTATTCCTTCAAGCATATCTCTTCTCGAGAATCTAGGTGATTT GAGAATTAGCGACATAACCGGACCGGCGCAAGGATTTCCTCAGCTTAACAATGCTAGTGGATTAATAAGATT GATCTTGAGAAACTGCAATATTTCTGGAGAGATACCCGATTATATATGGCGAGTGAGACAGCTTGAATTGTT GGATGTGAGTTTTAATAGGTTAGTAGGAAGAATATCTAATAACATCCTGGGGAGGAGTTTGCGATTAGT GTTTTTAACCGGTAACATGCTAAGTGGAGACATACCGGATACCCTTTTAGTAAATGGAGCTAGTAT TGACCTTTCCTACAACAACTTAACATGGCAAGCGCCTGATCAAGCCGCATGCCAACAAAACAC GAACTTTTATGTTAACCTGTTTAGAAGCTCTTCGACTGGAAACCCGAT ACAGGACGTGCTTCCGTGCACGGAGAATGTCATGTGTCCTAGAT ATGCATGTTCGTTACATGTAAACTGTGGCGGGGATGATTTAACTGTTAGAGAAAATAATGGGCGGTCTGTTCTTTATGAAGGAGATGCGAACGTCGATGGTGGTGCCGCCAGGTGGTATGTAGTAGCAGCCAGGAACTGGGGACTTAGTAGCAccggtgatttcatggatgacaATATTTACCAAAACACGCGATATATAGAATCTTTACAGGGGAATACCATCTTACCTCCGCTTTATACAACCGCTCGCCTTTCACCACTTACACTCACTTACTTCAGCTATTGTTTAGAAAACGGTGATTACGCTGTTAATCTGCATTTTGCAGAGTTACAGTTTACTAATGACAGCACGTATAGAAGTCTTGGCAGGCGGATATTTGATATCTATATTCAG GGGCGAATGGTTAGAAAGGATTTTAATATTGAAGAAGAGGCTGGTGGGTTTGGAAGGCCTGCCGTTGTTCCGTTTAATGCTAGTGTGACCGATAATATCTTGGAGATCCGGTTTTATTGGGCTGGTAAAGGGACGACCCGTTTTCCTAAAAGAGGAGTTTACGGGCCTCTTGTATCGGCTATTGATGTTGATCCGTAttttaaaacttgttcgaacgGTGGAAAAAACACGAGTAAAGGTGTTTATATAGGTGTCGGGCTTGGTGTTCCGTTTCTTGTTTTGTTGATTTTGGCCCTTTTGTGGTGGAAATGTTTAAAAGGGAGAAAAAAGACCGATAAAG ATTTTGAAGGATTGGAGCTGAAAACACTTTCGTTTTCGTTAAAACAACTAAAGACCGCTACAAACAACTTCAATGCTTCAAACAAAGTAGGGGAAGGAGGTTTTGGGCCTGTTTACAAG GGTACTGTGACTGATGGCACGGTGGTTGCGGTGAAGCAGCTTTCGACACATTCAAAGCAGGGAAACCGTGAGTTCTTGAACGAGATTGGTGTGATTTCGTGCTTACAACACCCGAATCTTGTTAAACTCCATGGATGTTGCATTGAAGGAGATCAATTGTTGCTTGTTTATGAGTACTTGGAAAATAATAGCCTTGCAAATGCTTTGTTTG ATTCAAGTAAAAGTGGATTAATGCTGGATTGGCCAACGAGGTTTAGGATATGCATCGGGATTGCTCGAGGTTTAGCTTTTCTTCACGAAGAATCAAGGATCAAAATCGTACACCGGGACATCAAAGCCACAAATGTGCTACTTGATAAAGATCTGAACCCTAAAATTTCAGATTTTGGATTGGCAAGGCTAAATGAGGACGAGAAGACTCACGTTAGCACACGAGTTGCTGGAACAAT CGGATACATGGCACCCGAGTATGCCTTGTGGGGTTACTTGAGCGACAAGGCAGATGTTTACAGCTATGGAGTGGTGCTGTTGGAAATCGTTAGCGGCAAAAGCAACACAAGTTATATCCCAACTAACGACTGCATTTGCCTTCTAGATTGG GCTTGTCGATTGGAAACAAGTAAACAATACAAAGAGCTTTTTGACGAGAGATTGGAGTCGACAATCAACAACGAAGAAGCCGAAACTGTCGTGAAAGTAGCGCTTCTGTGCACAAACGGTTCTCCATCGATGAGGCCAACGATGTCGGAGGTTGTAAACATGCTCGATGGGAAAACTTGTGTACCCGAAATAGTTCCTCAACCAAGTGGTTACTCTGAAGATCTGAGATTCAAAGCCATGAGAGACTTTCGACGTGAGATGAAAGGTCAAGGAAGTTACAACGGCGGTCAAACTCAAATCTCCCACACGATTCGAACTGATACTAACTATAGTTTGACATCATCTTCGGATGTGTTTGAGATCCAGTCAGTTGATACTAGATCGTACTGA
- the LOC110937193 gene encoding probable LRR receptor-like serine/threonine-protein kinase RFK1 isoform X1 yields the protein MAARKAVFILLLTLCFVILIISSTESVVPQQEVESLENILAAMNATSWRFDGDDCDLDTISEVPKLSQEANASIGCDCNIGNDTDCHVVRITFKFYSLDGVLSPELAKLPYLRSLDLAYNYLSGTIPPEWGLTRLQDISVLGNRLTGEIPPELGNITTLTKLDLEANQLSGTVPSDLGRLINLNSLILSSNRLTGRLPTTLGQLGNLTNFRINDNNFIGPIPDFIQNWRLLNRLEIVASGLTGPIPSSISLLENLGDLRISDITGPAQGFPQLNNASGLIRLILRNCNISGEIPDYIWRVRQLELLDVSFNRLVGRISNNILGRSLRLVFLTGNMLSGDIPDTLLVNGASIDLSYNNLTWQAPDQAACQQNTNFYVNLFRSSSTGNPIQDVLPCTENVMCPRYACSLHVNCGGDDLTVRENNGRSVLYEGDANVDGGAARWYVVAARNWGLSSTGDFMDDNIYQNTRYIESLQGNTILPPLYTTARLSPLTLTYFSYCLENGDYAVNLHFAELQFTNDSTYRSLGRRIFDIYIQGRMVRKDFNIEEEAGGFGRPAVVPFNASVTDNILEIRFYWAGKGTTRFPKRGVYGPLVSAIDVDPYFKTCSNGGKNTSKGVYIGVGLGVPFLVLLILALLWWKCLKGRKKTDKDFEGLELKTLSFSLKQLKTATNNFNASNKVGEGGFGPVYKGTVTDGTVVAVKQLSTHSKQGNREFLNEIGVISCLQHPNLVKLHGCCIEGDQLLLVYEYLENNSLANALFDSSKSGLMLDWPTRFRICIGIARGLAFLHEESRIKIVHRDIKATNVLLDKDLNPKISDFGLARLNEDEKTHVSTRVAGTIGYMAPEYALWGYLSDKADVYSYGVVLLEIVSGKSNTSYIPTNDCICLLDWACRLETSKQYKELFDERLESTINNEEAETVVKVALLCTNGSPSMRPTMSEVVNMLDGKTCVPEIVPQPSGYSEDLRFKAMRDFRREMKGQGSYNGGQTQISHTIRTDTNYSLTSSSDVFEIQSVDTRSY from the exons ATGGCTGCAAGAAAAGCTGTATTCATACTGCTTCTAACTCTATGTTTTGTAATCTTAATAATAAGCTCCACTGAATCCGTTGTGCCACAACAAGAAG TGGAATCTCTTGAAAACATTCTTGCTGCGATGAACGCAACAAGTTGGAGATTTGATGGTGACGATTGCGATCTCGACACCATTTCTGAAGTGCCAAAGCTATCTCAAGAAGCTAATGCTAGCATCGGATGTGATTGCAACATTGGCAACGATACGGATTGTCATGTCGTAAGGAT CACGTTCAAGTTTTATAGTCTTGATGGGGTACTGTCACCCGAACTAGCAAAGCTTCCTTACCTCCGATCGTT AGATCTTGCTTATAACTACTTAAGTGGCACAATACCACCTGAATGGGGTCTAACGCGATTACAAGACAT CTCTGTTCTTGGCAATCGTTTAACGGGCGAAATCCCACCGGAACTAGGCAATATCACCACCCTCACAAAACT AGACCTTGAAGCAAACCAGCTTTCAGGAACTGTTCCATCTGACTTGGGGAGATTAATCAATTTGAACTCTTT GATCTTGTCTTCAAACCGGTTGACCGGGAGGCTGCCAACAACCCTTGGTCAGCTTGGCAATCTAACAAATTT TAGGATAAACGATAACAACTTCATTGGGCCGATACCTGATTTTATACAAAACTGGAGACTACTTAATAGATT AGAAATTGTGGCGAGTGGACTCACGGGGCCTATTCCTTCAAGCATATCTCTTCTCGAGAATCTAGGTGATTT GAGAATTAGCGACATAACCGGACCGGCGCAAGGATTTCCTCAGCTTAACAATGCTAGTGGATTAATAAGATT GATCTTGAGAAACTGCAATATTTCTGGAGAGATACCCGATTATATATGGCGAGTGAGACAGCTTGAATTGTT GGATGTGAGTTTTAATAGGTTAGTAGGAAGAATATCTAATAACATCCTGGGGAGGAGTTTGCGATTAGT GTTTTTAACCGGTAACATGCTAAGTGGAGACATACCGGATACCCTTTTAGTAAATGGAGCTAGTAT TGACCTTTCCTACAACAACTTAACATGGCAAGCGCCTGATCAAGCCGCATGCCAACAAAACAC GAACTTTTATGTTAACCTGTTTAGAAGCTCTTCGACTGGAAACCCGAT ACAGGACGTGCTTCCGTGCACGGAGAATGTCATGTGTCCTAGAT ATGCATGTTCGTTACATGTAAACTGTGGCGGGGATGATTTAACTGTTAGAGAAAATAATGGGCGGTCTGTTCTTTATGAAGGAGATGCGAACGTCGATGGTGGTGCCGCCAGGTGGTATGTAGTAGCAGCCAGGAACTGGGGACTTAGTAGCAccggtgatttcatggatgacaATATTTACCAAAACACGCGATATATAGAATCTTTACAGGGGAATACCATCTTACCTCCGCTTTATACAACCGCTCGCCTTTCACCACTTACACTCACTTACTTCAGCTATTGTTTAGAAAACGGTGATTACGCTGTTAATCTGCATTTTGCAGAGTTACAGTTTACTAATGACAGCACGTATAGAAGTCTTGGCAGGCGGATATTTGATATCTATATTCAG GGGCGAATGGTTAGAAAGGATTTTAATATTGAAGAAGAGGCTGGTGGGTTTGGAAGGCCTGCCGTTGTTCCGTTTAATGCTAGTGTGACCGATAATATCTTGGAGATCCGGTTTTATTGGGCTGGTAAAGGGACGACCCGTTTTCCTAAAAGAGGAGTTTACGGGCCTCTTGTATCGGCTATTGATGTTGATCCGTAttttaaaacttgttcgaacgGTGGAAAAAACACGAGTAAAGGTGTTTATATAGGTGTCGGGCTTGGTGTTCCGTTTCTTGTTTTGTTGATTTTGGCCCTTTTGTGGTGGAAATGTTTAAAAGGGAGAAAAAAGACCGATAAAG ATTTTGAAGGATTGGAGCTGAAAACACTTTCGTTTTCGTTAAAACAACTAAAGACCGCTACAAACAACTTCAATGCTTCAAACAAAGTAGGGGAAGGAGGTTTTGGGCCTGTTTACAAG GGTACTGTGACTGATGGCACGGTGGTTGCGGTGAAGCAGCTTTCGACACATTCAAAGCAGGGAAACCGTGAGTTCTTGAACGAGATTGGTGTGATTTCGTGCTTACAACACCCGAATCTTGTTAAACTCCATGGATGTTGCATTGAAGGAGATCAATTGTTGCTTGTTTATGAGTACTTGGAAAATAATAGCCTTGCAAATGCTTTGTTTG ATTCAAGTAAAAGTGGATTAATGCTGGATTGGCCAACGAGGTTTAGGATATGCATCGGGATTGCTCGAGGTTTAGCTTTTCTTCACGAAGAATCAAGGATCAAAATCGTACACCGGGACATCAAAGCCACAAATGTGCTACTTGATAAAGATCTGAACCCTAAAATTTCAGATTTTGGATTGGCAAGGCTAAATGAGGACGAGAAGACTCACGTTAGCACACGAGTTGCTGGAACAAT CGGATACATGGCACCCGAGTATGCCTTGTGGGGTTACTTGAGCGACAAGGCAGATGTTTACAGCTATGGAGTGGTGCTGTTGGAAATCGTTAGCGGCAAAAGCAACACAAGTTATATCCCAACTAACGACTGCATTTGCCTTCTAGATTGG GCTTGTCGATTGGAAACAAGTAAACAATACAAAGAGCTTTTTGACGAGAGATTGGAGTCGACAATCAACAACGAAGAAGCCGAAACTGTCGTGAAAGTAGCGCTTCTGTGCACAAACGGTTCTCCATCGATGAGGCCAACGATGTCGGAGGTTGTAAACATGCTCGATGGGAAAACTTGTGTACCCGAAATAGTTCCTCAACCAAGTGGTTACTCTGAAGATCTGAGATTCAAAGCCATGAGAGACTTTCGACGTGAGATGAAAGGTCAAGGAAGTTACAACGGCGGTCAAACTCAAATCTCCCACACGATTCGAACTGATACTAACTATAGTTTGACATCATCTTCGGATGTGTTTGAGATCCAGTCAGTTGATACTAGATCGTACTGA
- the LOC110937193 gene encoding probable LRR receptor-like serine/threonine-protein kinase RFK1 isoform X3: MAARKAVFILLLTLCFVILIISSTESVVPQQEVESLENILAAMNATSWRFDGDDCDLDTISEVPKLSQEANASIGCDCNIGNDTDCHVVRITFKFYSLDGVLSPELAKLPYLRSLDLAYNYLSGTIPPEWGLTRLQDISVLGNRLTGEIPPELGNITTLTKLDLEANQLSGTVPSDLGRLINLNSLILSSNRLTGRLPTTLGQLGNLTNFRINDNNFIGPIPDFIQNWRLLNRLEIVASGLTGPIPSSISLLENLGDLRISDITGPAQGFPQLNNASGLIRLILRNCNISGEIPDYIWRVRQLELLDVSFNRLVGRISNNILGRSLRLVFLTGNMLSGDIPDTLLVNGASIDLSYNNLTWQAPDQAACQQNTNFYVNLFRSSSTGNPIQDVLPCTENVMCPRYACSLHVNCGGDDLTVRENNGRSVLYEGDANVDGGAARWYVVAARNWGLSSTGDFMDDNIYQNTRYIESLQGNTILPPLYTTARLSPLTLTYFSYCLENGDYAVNLHFAELQFTNDSTYRSLGRRIFDIYIQGRMVRKDFNIEEEAGGFGRPAVVPFNASVTDNILEIRFYWAGKGTTRFPKRGVYGPLVSAIDVDPYFKTCSNGGKNTSKGVYIGVGLGVPFLVLLILALLWWKCLKGRKKTDKDFEGLELKTLSFSLKQLKTATNNFNASNKVGEGGFGPVYKGTVTDGTVVAVKQLSTHSKQGNREFLNEIGVISCLQHPNLVKLHGCCIEGDQLLLVYEYLENNSLANALFDSSKSGLMLDWPTRFRICIGIARGLAFLHEESRIKIVHRDIKATNVLLDKDLNPKISDFGLARLNEDEKTHVSTRVAGTM; encoded by the exons ATGGCTGCAAGAAAAGCTGTATTCATACTGCTTCTAACTCTATGTTTTGTAATCTTAATAATAAGCTCCACTGAATCCGTTGTGCCACAACAAGAAG TGGAATCTCTTGAAAACATTCTTGCTGCGATGAACGCAACAAGTTGGAGATTTGATGGTGACGATTGCGATCTCGACACCATTTCTGAAGTGCCAAAGCTATCTCAAGAAGCTAATGCTAGCATCGGATGTGATTGCAACATTGGCAACGATACGGATTGTCATGTCGTAAGGAT CACGTTCAAGTTTTATAGTCTTGATGGGGTACTGTCACCCGAACTAGCAAAGCTTCCTTACCTCCGATCGTT AGATCTTGCTTATAACTACTTAAGTGGCACAATACCACCTGAATGGGGTCTAACGCGATTACAAGACAT CTCTGTTCTTGGCAATCGTTTAACGGGCGAAATCCCACCGGAACTAGGCAATATCACCACCCTCACAAAACT AGACCTTGAAGCAAACCAGCTTTCAGGAACTGTTCCATCTGACTTGGGGAGATTAATCAATTTGAACTCTTT GATCTTGTCTTCAAACCGGTTGACCGGGAGGCTGCCAACAACCCTTGGTCAGCTTGGCAATCTAACAAATTT TAGGATAAACGATAACAACTTCATTGGGCCGATACCTGATTTTATACAAAACTGGAGACTACTTAATAGATT AGAAATTGTGGCGAGTGGACTCACGGGGCCTATTCCTTCAAGCATATCTCTTCTCGAGAATCTAGGTGATTT GAGAATTAGCGACATAACCGGACCGGCGCAAGGATTTCCTCAGCTTAACAATGCTAGTGGATTAATAAGATT GATCTTGAGAAACTGCAATATTTCTGGAGAGATACCCGATTATATATGGCGAGTGAGACAGCTTGAATTGTT GGATGTGAGTTTTAATAGGTTAGTAGGAAGAATATCTAATAACATCCTGGGGAGGAGTTTGCGATTAGT GTTTTTAACCGGTAACATGCTAAGTGGAGACATACCGGATACCCTTTTAGTAAATGGAGCTAGTAT TGACCTTTCCTACAACAACTTAACATGGCAAGCGCCTGATCAAGCCGCATGCCAACAAAACAC GAACTTTTATGTTAACCTGTTTAGAAGCTCTTCGACTGGAAACCCGAT ACAGGACGTGCTTCCGTGCACGGAGAATGTCATGTGTCCTAGAT ATGCATGTTCGTTACATGTAAACTGTGGCGGGGATGATTTAACTGTTAGAGAAAATAATGGGCGGTCTGTTCTTTATGAAGGAGATGCGAACGTCGATGGTGGTGCCGCCAGGTGGTATGTAGTAGCAGCCAGGAACTGGGGACTTAGTAGCAccggtgatttcatggatgacaATATTTACCAAAACACGCGATATATAGAATCTTTACAGGGGAATACCATCTTACCTCCGCTTTATACAACCGCTCGCCTTTCACCACTTACACTCACTTACTTCAGCTATTGTTTAGAAAACGGTGATTACGCTGTTAATCTGCATTTTGCAGAGTTACAGTTTACTAATGACAGCACGTATAGAAGTCTTGGCAGGCGGATATTTGATATCTATATTCAG GGGCGAATGGTTAGAAAGGATTTTAATATTGAAGAAGAGGCTGGTGGGTTTGGAAGGCCTGCCGTTGTTCCGTTTAATGCTAGTGTGACCGATAATATCTTGGAGATCCGGTTTTATTGGGCTGGTAAAGGGACGACCCGTTTTCCTAAAAGAGGAGTTTACGGGCCTCTTGTATCGGCTATTGATGTTGATCCGTAttttaaaacttgttcgaacgGTGGAAAAAACACGAGTAAAGGTGTTTATATAGGTGTCGGGCTTGGTGTTCCGTTTCTTGTTTTGTTGATTTTGGCCCTTTTGTGGTGGAAATGTTTAAAAGGGAGAAAAAAGACCGATAAAG ATTTTGAAGGATTGGAGCTGAAAACACTTTCGTTTTCGTTAAAACAACTAAAGACCGCTACAAACAACTTCAATGCTTCAAACAAAGTAGGGGAAGGAGGTTTTGGGCCTGTTTACAAG GGTACTGTGACTGATGGCACGGTGGTTGCGGTGAAGCAGCTTTCGACACATTCAAAGCAGGGAAACCGTGAGTTCTTGAACGAGATTGGTGTGATTTCGTGCTTACAACACCCGAATCTTGTTAAACTCCATGGATGTTGCATTGAAGGAGATCAATTGTTGCTTGTTTATGAGTACTTGGAAAATAATAGCCTTGCAAATGCTTTGTTTG ATTCAAGTAAAAGTGGATTAATGCTGGATTGGCCAACGAGGTTTAGGATATGCATCGGGATTGCTCGAGGTTTAGCTTTTCTTCACGAAGAATCAAGGATCAAAATCGTACACCGGGACATCAAAGCCACAAATGTGCTACTTGATAAAGATCTGAACCCTAAAATTTCAGATTTTGGATTGGCAAGGCTAAATGAGGACGAGAAGACTCACGTTAGCACACGAGTTGCTGGAACAATGTAA
- the LOC110937193 gene encoding probable LRR receptor-like serine/threonine-protein kinase RFK1 isoform X4 produces MAARKAVFILLLTLCFVILIISSTESVVPQQEVESLENILAAMNATSWRFDGDDCDLDTISEVPKLSQEANASIGCDCNIGNDTDCHVVRITFKFYSLDGVLSPELAKLPYLRSLDLAYNYLSGTIPPEWGLTRLQDISVLGNRLTGEIPPELGNITTLTKLDLEANQLSGTVPSDLGRLINLNSLILSSNRLTGRLPTTLGQLGNLTNFRINDNNFIGPIPDFIQNWRLLNRLEIVASGLTGPIPSSISLLENLGDLRISDITGPAQGFPQLNNASGLIRLILRNCNISGEIPDYIWRVRQLELLDVSFNRLVGRISNNILGRSLRLVFLTGNMLSGDIPDTLLVNGASIDLSYNNLTWQAPDQAACQQNTNFYVNLFRSSSTGNPIQDVLPCTENVMCPRYACSLHVNCGGDDLTVRENNGRSVLYEGDANVDGGAARWYVVAARNWGLSSTGDFMDDNIYQNTRYIESLQGNTILPPLYTTARLSPLTLTYFSYCLENGDYAVNLHFAELQFTNDSTYRSLGRRIFDIYIQGRMVRKDFNIEEEAGGFGRPAVVPFNASVTDNILEIRFYWAGKGTTRFPKRGVYGPLVSAIDVDPYFKTCSNGGKNTSKGVYIGVGLGVPFLVLLILALLWWKCLKGRKKTDKDFEGLELKTLSFSLKQLKTATNNFNASNKVGEGGFGPVYKGTVTDGTVVAVKQLSTHSKQGNREFLNEIGVISCLQHPNLVKLHGCCIEGDQLLLVYEYLENNSLANALFGYASGLLEV; encoded by the exons ATGGCTGCAAGAAAAGCTGTATTCATACTGCTTCTAACTCTATGTTTTGTAATCTTAATAATAAGCTCCACTGAATCCGTTGTGCCACAACAAGAAG TGGAATCTCTTGAAAACATTCTTGCTGCGATGAACGCAACAAGTTGGAGATTTGATGGTGACGATTGCGATCTCGACACCATTTCTGAAGTGCCAAAGCTATCTCAAGAAGCTAATGCTAGCATCGGATGTGATTGCAACATTGGCAACGATACGGATTGTCATGTCGTAAGGAT CACGTTCAAGTTTTATAGTCTTGATGGGGTACTGTCACCCGAACTAGCAAAGCTTCCTTACCTCCGATCGTT AGATCTTGCTTATAACTACTTAAGTGGCACAATACCACCTGAATGGGGTCTAACGCGATTACAAGACAT CTCTGTTCTTGGCAATCGTTTAACGGGCGAAATCCCACCGGAACTAGGCAATATCACCACCCTCACAAAACT AGACCTTGAAGCAAACCAGCTTTCAGGAACTGTTCCATCTGACTTGGGGAGATTAATCAATTTGAACTCTTT GATCTTGTCTTCAAACCGGTTGACCGGGAGGCTGCCAACAACCCTTGGTCAGCTTGGCAATCTAACAAATTT TAGGATAAACGATAACAACTTCATTGGGCCGATACCTGATTTTATACAAAACTGGAGACTACTTAATAGATT AGAAATTGTGGCGAGTGGACTCACGGGGCCTATTCCTTCAAGCATATCTCTTCTCGAGAATCTAGGTGATTT GAGAATTAGCGACATAACCGGACCGGCGCAAGGATTTCCTCAGCTTAACAATGCTAGTGGATTAATAAGATT GATCTTGAGAAACTGCAATATTTCTGGAGAGATACCCGATTATATATGGCGAGTGAGACAGCTTGAATTGTT GGATGTGAGTTTTAATAGGTTAGTAGGAAGAATATCTAATAACATCCTGGGGAGGAGTTTGCGATTAGT GTTTTTAACCGGTAACATGCTAAGTGGAGACATACCGGATACCCTTTTAGTAAATGGAGCTAGTAT TGACCTTTCCTACAACAACTTAACATGGCAAGCGCCTGATCAAGCCGCATGCCAACAAAACAC GAACTTTTATGTTAACCTGTTTAGAAGCTCTTCGACTGGAAACCCGAT ACAGGACGTGCTTCCGTGCACGGAGAATGTCATGTGTCCTAGAT ATGCATGTTCGTTACATGTAAACTGTGGCGGGGATGATTTAACTGTTAGAGAAAATAATGGGCGGTCTGTTCTTTATGAAGGAGATGCGAACGTCGATGGTGGTGCCGCCAGGTGGTATGTAGTAGCAGCCAGGAACTGGGGACTTAGTAGCAccggtgatttcatggatgacaATATTTACCAAAACACGCGATATATAGAATCTTTACAGGGGAATACCATCTTACCTCCGCTTTATACAACCGCTCGCCTTTCACCACTTACACTCACTTACTTCAGCTATTGTTTAGAAAACGGTGATTACGCTGTTAATCTGCATTTTGCAGAGTTACAGTTTACTAATGACAGCACGTATAGAAGTCTTGGCAGGCGGATATTTGATATCTATATTCAG GGGCGAATGGTTAGAAAGGATTTTAATATTGAAGAAGAGGCTGGTGGGTTTGGAAGGCCTGCCGTTGTTCCGTTTAATGCTAGTGTGACCGATAATATCTTGGAGATCCGGTTTTATTGGGCTGGTAAAGGGACGACCCGTTTTCCTAAAAGAGGAGTTTACGGGCCTCTTGTATCGGCTATTGATGTTGATCCGTAttttaaaacttgttcgaacgGTGGAAAAAACACGAGTAAAGGTGTTTATATAGGTGTCGGGCTTGGTGTTCCGTTTCTTGTTTTGTTGATTTTGGCCCTTTTGTGGTGGAAATGTTTAAAAGGGAGAAAAAAGACCGATAAAG ATTTTGAAGGATTGGAGCTGAAAACACTTTCGTTTTCGTTAAAACAACTAAAGACCGCTACAAACAACTTCAATGCTTCAAACAAAGTAGGGGAAGGAGGTTTTGGGCCTGTTTACAAG GGTACTGTGACTGATGGCACGGTGGTTGCGGTGAAGCAGCTTTCGACACATTCAAAGCAGGGAAACCGTGAGTTCTTGAACGAGATTGGTGTGATTTCGTGCTTACAACACCCGAATCTTGTTAAACTCCATGGATGTTGCATTGAAGGAGATCAATTGTTGCTTGTTTATGAGTACTTGGAAAATAATAGCCTTGCAAATGCTTTGTTTG GATATGCATCGGGATTGCTCGAGGTTTAG